In the genome of Salinirussus salinus, one region contains:
- the trpB gene encoding tryptophan synthase subunit beta, whose amino-acid sequence MSQPGEFEEFGGRHVPEPLEEPLDQLATAFEEIVPTEQFQDRFQYLLKHYGGRPTPVYYAESLSEDWGTDIYFKHEDLLHGGAHKLNNTLGQGLLAEQAGKERLIAETGAGQHGTATAMVGALLDIPAKVYMGQKDIQRQEMNVFRMRLLGAEVEPVERGNEGLAEAVDAALEDFAANMEDTHYLVGSAVGPDPFPRMVREFQSVIGREAREQVQELHGDLPDACVACVGGGSNAIGLFHAFKDDDVMFYGAEPGGRGETEHSAPLSKSKQEDPEVFQGMLTKVIDENTENHSVSAGLDYPAVGPEHAALQELGRAEYHAINDQEALDAFKELSRAEGIIPALEPAHAIALAKKLAAEDRHDSLLVNLCGRGDKDMQTAAEKFDLS is encoded by the coding sequence ATGTCACAGCCCGGCGAATTCGAGGAGTTCGGCGGCCGACACGTTCCGGAACCGCTCGAGGAACCCCTCGACCAGCTCGCGACGGCCTTCGAGGAGATCGTCCCCACCGAACAGTTCCAGGACCGGTTCCAGTACCTCCTGAAACACTACGGCGGCCGGCCGACGCCGGTCTACTACGCCGAGAGCCTCAGCGAGGACTGGGGGACGGACATCTACTTCAAACACGAGGACCTGCTCCACGGCGGCGCTCACAAGCTCAACAACACGCTCGGGCAGGGACTGCTGGCCGAACAGGCCGGCAAGGAGCGGCTCATCGCCGAGACCGGCGCCGGCCAGCACGGCACCGCGACGGCGATGGTCGGCGCACTCCTGGACATCCCGGCGAAGGTCTATATGGGACAGAAGGACATCCAGCGCCAGGAGATGAACGTCTTCCGGATGCGGCTGCTGGGCGCGGAGGTCGAGCCCGTCGAGCGGGGCAACGAGGGGCTGGCCGAGGCCGTCGACGCCGCCCTGGAGGATTTCGCGGCGAACATGGAGGACACCCACTACCTCGTCGGCTCCGCGGTCGGGCCGGACCCGTTCCCGCGGATGGTCCGGGAGTTCCAGTCCGTCATCGGCCGGGAGGCCCGCGAGCAGGTCCAGGAGCTACACGGTGACCTGCCCGACGCCTGCGTGGCCTGCGTCGGCGGCGGCTCCAACGCTATCGGACTCTTCCACGCGTTCAAGGACGACGACGTGATGTTCTACGGCGCCGAGCCCGGCGGCCGCGGGGAGACCGAACACTCCGCGCCCCTCTCGAAGTCCAAACAGGAGGACCCCGAGGTGTTCCAGGGGATGCTGACGAAGGTCATCGACGAGAACACCGAGAACCACTCCGTCTCGGCGGGACTGGACTACCCCGCCGTCGGCCCCGAGCACGCCGCCCTGCAGGAGCTGGGTCGGGCAGAGTACCACGCGATCAACGACCAGGAGGCCCTGGACGCGTTCAAGGAGCTGAGCCGGGCGGAGGGGATCATCCCCGCCCTCGAGCCCGCACACGCGATCGCACTCGCGAAGAAGCTCGCAGCCGAGGACCGTCACGACTCGCTGCTGGTCAACCTCTGTGGTCGCGGCGACAAGGACATGCAGACCGCCGCCGAGAAGTTCGACCTCTCCTGA
- a CDS encoding GNAT family N-acetyltransferase — MTAPGSDLRLRRYDEQDAAAVWRLHELAMEPTATDPDDIPGTEDLRDVEGAYLETGGEFLVGVLPGADAGVGTDTPTVGDGLLVAMGGVLPNQAGHEDERSVAGAAELHRMRVAPAYQREGYGRELLHALEKWAREAGFDPLLATTARTQPAAVEFYRQEGYEAVGESTEAGYRLVHFEKSLR; from the coding sequence ATGACAGCGCCGGGCTCGGACCTCCGTCTGCGGCGGTACGACGAGCAGGACGCGGCGGCGGTCTGGCGGCTGCACGAACTGGCGATGGAGCCGACCGCGACCGACCCCGACGACATCCCCGGAACCGAGGACCTCCGGGATGTCGAGGGGGCGTACCTCGAGACGGGCGGGGAGTTCCTCGTCGGCGTGCTCCCGGGGGCGGATGCGGGCGTGGGGACGGACACACCGACAGTCGGCGACGGGCTGCTCGTGGCGATGGGAGGCGTCCTGCCCAACCAGGCCGGGCACGAGGACGAGCGGTCGGTCGCGGGCGCGGCCGAACTCCACCGGATGCGGGTCGCACCGGCCTACCAGCGGGAGGGGTACGGCCGGGAGCTGCTCCACGCGCTGGAGAAGTGGGCACGCGAGGCCGGCTTCGACCCGCTTCTGGCGACGACCGCCCGGACACAGCCCGCCGCCGTGGAGTTCTACCGCCAGGAGGGGTACGAGGCCGTCGGCGAGTCGACCGAGGCGGGCTACCGACTCGTCCACTTCGAGAAGTCGCTGCGGTGA
- a CDS encoding peptidylprolyl isomerase yields the protein MTRVTLHTSEGDITVELFDDRAPRTVENFLNLARHDPAADAEPAPDTVTWEDPETGEIRGDSLYEGAEFHRIIEDFMIQGGDPTGTGRGGPGYEFDDEFHDDLRHDSAGKLSMANSGPDTNGSQFFITLDAQPHLDGKHAVFGEVAEGMDVVEAIGAKPTGRGDEPLDEVVIESVTVHED from the coding sequence ATGACACGAGTCACGCTGCACACCTCCGAGGGCGACATCACCGTCGAGCTGTTCGACGACCGCGCCCCCCGGACCGTCGAGAACTTCCTGAATCTCGCCCGCCACGACCCGGCGGCCGACGCCGAGCCCGCCCCCGACACGGTCACCTGGGAGGACCCCGAGACCGGCGAGATACGGGGGGATTCGCTGTACGAGGGCGCCGAGTTCCACCGCATCATCGAGGACTTCATGATCCAGGGCGGTGACCCGACCGGCACCGGCCGCGGCGGCCCCGGCTACGAGTTCGACGACGAGTTCCACGACGACCTCCGCCACGACTCCGCCGGGAAACTGTCGATGGCCAACTCCGGACCCGACACCAATGGCTCGCAGTTTTTCATCACGCTCGACGCCCAGCCCCACCTCGACGGGAAACACGCGGTCTTCGGCGAGGTGGCCGAGGGGATGGACGTCGTCGAGGCCATCGGCGCCAAACCCACCGGCCGCGGCGACGAGCCGCTTGACGAGGTCGTCATCGAGTCGGTGACCGTCCACGAGGACTGA
- a CDS encoding ferredoxin, producing MPEEPVDPAELGERDAPPVAEKPYKVVFEANGCIGAGKCAEVSDNWTLDLATGIASPEAYFFDEEHLEHNVRAAEVCPAKKGRGVIHVIDRETGEELAPDPGGDGTVSVDW from the coding sequence ATGCCGGAGGAGCCGGTCGACCCCGCGGAGCTCGGCGAGCGCGACGCACCGCCGGTCGCGGAGAAGCCTTACAAAGTGGTCTTCGAGGCAAACGGCTGCATCGGGGCCGGCAAGTGCGCCGAAGTGTCTGACAACTGGACGCTCGACCTCGCGACCGGCATCGCCAGCCCGGAGGCCTACTTCTTCGACGAGGAGCACCTGGAGCACAACGTCCGGGCGGCGGAGGTCTGCCCGGCCAAGAAGGGCCGGGGCGTGATCCACGTCATCGACCGGGAGACCGGCGAGGAACTCGCCCCCGACCCGGGGGGCGACGGCACCGTCTCCGTCGACTGGTGA
- a CDS encoding ABC transporter substrate-binding protein, protein MLGALGAAGVTTLAGCPGGGGNGDGDGDGDGGGGGTQTQAQQQTATPSEVDEIVEGGTLNVGLTSNPSSFDPPYSSGVPSTLVQNYFFESLVASDQQGNLYPWLAESYEVAEVQEIERTAYEDYMTTAPVTTNEDDVPVIDTPEQVVVQHPDDSLEPGSDVRVLLRDGASQAASDGVFGMRLRYNLHEGVTFTNGEEMTSEHVVRSYDRVENSQISAQYFNTLLAAEAVDEYTVDLYAQVPDAEAERALPYYVFSLEQVDLAGGDLDPRQGNEPIGTGAWNFESFEDGSSFTVSRRDDYWMDDVGVENKEWFDGPEGFPNGPVVDEVNHRFISEDAQRAAALQENEVDVAHGLTASAQTNFQESSDFQTKAIETGGYLFMQYPVEVEPFDQQDVRRAVNHLIPRQRMVDNIEQGWARPAWTPLPELAYGAGTTDPEALEENLRPMNEYDPQRAQELINNADVETPIEVQIETNSDNQNRVQKVQAIAQAMNATDLFEVNVETFEFGDFVGRILDPNYYQEGHIAVIGLSGTFNPGSFVDATHDFANFAQCCNFQRINFESINEGIENARFDSAVVGDQQERASRYDELWQEVVELSANSYLDIDLTVGVHNNDVNGFDAYPFPEGMYDYALYAPYSQQITYIDRDS, encoded by the coding sequence ATGCTCGGCGCTCTTGGCGCTGCAGGGGTTACCACGCTCGCCGGCTGTCCGGGGGGCGGTGGGAACGGAGACGGCGACGGTGACGGGGACGGCGGCGGCGGGGGAACCCAGACCCAGGCCCAGCAACAGACTGCGACCCCCTCGGAGGTGGACGAAATCGTCGAGGGCGGCACGCTGAACGTCGGACTCACGTCGAACCCGAGTTCCTTCGACCCGCCGTACAGCAGCGGTGTTCCGTCGACGCTCGTCCAGAACTACTTCTTCGAGTCGCTGGTCGCCTCCGACCAGCAGGGGAACCTCTATCCGTGGCTCGCCGAGAGCTACGAGGTCGCAGAGGTCCAGGAAATCGAGCGGACGGCCTACGAGGACTACATGACGACCGCACCGGTCACGACCAACGAGGACGACGTGCCGGTCATCGACACTCCCGAGCAGGTCGTCGTCCAGCACCCCGACGACAGCCTCGAACCCGGAAGCGACGTTCGGGTGCTCCTGCGTGATGGCGCGTCTCAGGCCGCCTCCGACGGCGTCTTCGGGATGCGCCTGCGGTACAACCTCCACGAGGGGGTCACCTTCACCAACGGCGAGGAGATGACGTCCGAGCACGTCGTCCGGTCCTACGACCGCGTCGAGAACTCCCAGATCTCCGCGCAGTATTTCAACACCCTTCTGGCCGCCGAGGCGGTCGACGAGTACACTGTCGACCTGTACGCACAGGTCCCCGACGCCGAGGCCGAGCGCGCACTGCCCTACTACGTCTTCTCGCTGGAGCAGGTCGACCTCGCCGGCGGGGACCTGGACCCCCGGCAGGGCAACGAGCCGATCGGTACCGGCGCCTGGAACTTCGAGAGCTTCGAGGACGGCTCCTCGTTCACTGTCTCCCGGCGCGACGACTACTGGATGGACGACGTGGGCGTCGAGAACAAGGAGTGGTTCGATGGGCCCGAGGGATTCCCGAACGGGCCGGTCGTTGACGAGGTCAACCACCGGTTCATCTCGGAAGACGCCCAGCGTGCTGCGGCACTTCAGGAGAACGAGGTCGACGTCGCACACGGGCTGACGGCCAGCGCACAGACCAACTTCCAGGAATCCTCGGACTTCCAGACCAAGGCCATCGAGACTGGCGGCTACCTGTTCATGCAGTATCCGGTCGAAGTCGAGCCCTTCGACCAGCAGGACGTCCGCCGGGCCGTCAACCACTTGATCCCGCGCCAGCGGATGGTCGACAACATCGAGCAGGGCTGGGCACGGCCGGCGTGGACGCCGCTGCCGGAGCTGGCCTACGGTGCCGGGACGACCGACCCCGAGGCTCTCGAGGAGAACCTGCGGCCGATGAACGAGTACGACCCACAGCGGGCCCAGGAGCTGATCAACAACGCGGACGTCGAGACGCCCATCGAGGTCCAGATCGAGACCAACTCCGACAACCAGAACCGGGTCCAGAAGGTCCAGGCCATCGCCCAGGCGATGAACGCCACCGACCTCTTCGAGGTCAACGTCGAGACCTTCGAGTTCGGCGACTTCGTGGGGCGGATCCTCGACCCGAACTACTACCAGGAGGGACACATCGCCGTCATCGGCCTCTCGGGGACGTTCAACCCCGGGAGCTTCGTGGACGCCACCCACGACTTCGCGAACTTCGCGCAGTGTTGTAACTTCCAGCGGATCAATTTCGAGTCGATCAACGAGGGGATCGAGAACGCACGGTTCGACAGCGCCGTCGTCGGCGACCAGCAGGAGCGGGCCTCCCGGTACGACGAGCTCTGGCAGGAGGTCGTCGAGCTCAGCGCCAACTCCTACCTCGATATCGACCTGACGGTCGGGGTCCACAACAACGACGTCAACGGATTCGACGCCTATCCGTTCCCGGAGGGGATGTACGACTACGCGCTGTACGCCCCCTACTCACAGCAGATCACTTACATCGATCGCGACTCATAG
- a CDS encoding ABC transporter permease → MSLRRFIVRRLLSIIPILLGVSLVTFGLANLAPGDAIDLLVSFNPNISPTEIAQIKARYNLDEPVWSRYLIWLTNALQGDFGVVISSNQPVADVVVSRLPPTVVLGFLGWLIALIIAIPTGIYAAVNKDQLGDDVSRVLALSGISIPNFWLGLMLILIFAVWLNFFPVLSPQEPLLSPDMLWFLILPGITIGTAASATLMRIMRSSMAEELNKEYVTAARAKGLPERTVILKHVLRNSLISVTTVAAFLTANILAGSVVVETVFGWPGLGRELVRAVVGREINLIMAITLFTGLALIIANLLADIAYAVLDPRIRY, encoded by the coding sequence ATGAGCCTGCGACGATTCATTGTCCGGCGGTTGCTGTCGATCATCCCGATACTGCTGGGTGTCTCGCTGGTCACCTTCGGGCTCGCGAACCTCGCACCCGGTGACGCCATCGACCTGCTGGTTTCCTTCAACCCGAACATCAGCCCGACGGAGATCGCCCAGATCAAAGCGCGGTACAACCTCGACGAGCCGGTGTGGTCGCGGTATCTCATCTGGCTCACCAACGCACTCCAGGGCGATTTCGGAGTCGTGATCTCGAGCAACCAACCGGTCGCTGACGTCGTCGTGTCCCGGCTGCCACCGACCGTCGTACTCGGGTTCCTCGGGTGGCTGATCGCCCTGATCATCGCCATCCCGACCGGGATCTACGCGGCGGTGAACAAGGACCAGCTCGGCGACGACGTCAGCCGCGTGTTGGCGCTGTCGGGCATCTCGATCCCGAACTTCTGGCTCGGGCTGATGCTCATCCTGATCTTCGCCGTCTGGCTGAACTTCTTCCCGGTGCTCTCGCCACAGGAACCCCTGTTGAGTCCGGACATGCTGTGGTTTCTGATCCTCCCGGGGATCACCATCGGGACCGCGGCTTCGGCGACGCTGATGCGGATCATGCGGTCGTCGATGGCCGAGGAGCTCAACAAGGAGTACGTCACGGCCGCGCGGGCGAAGGGGTTGCCCGAGCGGACGGTCATCCTCAAACACGTCCTCAGGAACTCGCTCATCTCGGTGACGACGGTCGCGGCCTTCCTGACGGCGAACATCCTCGCCGGGTCGGTCGTCGTCGAGACGGTCTTCGGCTGGCCCGGGCTGGGCAGGGAGCTCGTCCGGGCGGTGGTCGGCCGGGAGATCAACCTCATCATGGCGATCACGCTGTTTACCGGGCTGGCGCTCATCATCGCGAACCTGCTCGCGGACATCGCGTACGCAGTGCTCGACCCGCGGATCAGATACTAA
- a CDS encoding ABC transporter permease encodes MSTQRGRIRITGFDPTRVDERDALSDWVEEGETEPESRWRRAWRRFRRNRSAMLGVVVVAVLTLLALLARPIELFGVAVQPFAITPFEPDTILYLMPEYADIGPYSPPSSTTPLGTDGTGRDILSRLLYGGRYSLSIGFIVVFITAVIGIIYGSISGYYGGLVDEVMMRVLDVIFAFPGLVLALVIVATLGGGYWQLVLAFTVFGWAGYARLIRGEILKVKQNEYVMAARALGARDRKVIFRHIVPNALAPVIVQASLSIGTVVIGVAALGFLGVGLDPTTAEWGTMLNAARSTLIQGPGATLPWWATVFPGVAIFLFVMAMNLIGDGINDALDAQDTTVAQGGGG; translated from the coding sequence ATGTCAACACAACGAGGCCGTATCCGTATCACGGGCTTTGACCCGACGCGCGTCGACGAACGCGACGCGCTCTCGGACTGGGTAGAGGAGGGCGAGACGGAGCCGGAGAGCCGCTGGCGGCGGGCCTGGCGGCGGTTCAGGCGCAACCGAAGCGCGATGCTCGGCGTGGTCGTGGTCGCGGTGTTGACGCTGCTCGCGCTGCTTGCCCGCCCCATCGAACTGTTCGGCGTCGCCGTCCAGCCCTTTGCGATCACCCCCTTCGAGCCGGACACGATCCTGTATCTCATGCCGGAGTACGCCGACATCGGGCCGTACTCGCCGCCCTCCTCGACCACGCCGCTGGGCACCGACGGGACCGGTCGCGACATCCTCTCACGGCTGCTGTACGGCGGCCGGTACAGCCTCTCGATCGGCTTCATCGTCGTGTTCATCACGGCGGTCATCGGCATCATCTACGGCTCGATTTCGGGGTACTACGGCGGGCTCGTCGACGAGGTCATGATGCGTGTGCTCGACGTCATCTTCGCGTTCCCGGGGCTGGTGCTGGCGCTGGTCATCGTCGCCACGCTGGGCGGCGGCTACTGGCAGCTCGTGCTCGCGTTCACCGTCTTCGGGTGGGCGGGCTACGCCCGCCTCATCCGCGGGGAGATCCTGAAAGTCAAACAGAACGAGTACGTGATGGCCGCGCGGGCGCTGGGCGCGAGAGACCGGAAGGTGATCTTCAGACACATCGTCCCGAACGCGCTGGCGCCGGTGATCGTCCAGGCCTCGCTGTCGATCGGGACGGTCGTCATCGGCGTCGCCGCGCTCGGCTTCCTGGGGGTCGGGCTCGACCCGACGACCGCCGAGTGGGGGACGATGCTCAACGCCGCACGGAGCACGCTCATCCAGGGGCCCGGCGCGACGCTGCCCTGGTGGGCGACGGTGTTCCCAGGGGTGGCCATCTTCCTGTTCGTGATGGCGATGAACCTGATCGGTGACGGGATCAACGACGCGCTGGACGCCCAGGATACCACCGTCGCCCAGGGGGGTGGCGGCTGA
- a CDS encoding ABC transporter ATP-binding protein — translation MALLEVNDLTVEFYTEDGVVTAADELSFTVESGEKFGVVGESGAGKSVTALSLMRLIEEPGQITDGEILFKGEDILEMSESEVRSIRGNEIAMIFQDAQTALNPVYTVGEQISEAIRHHLDYSESDARDRAVQLMDDVGIPEPDARYDDYPHQFSGGMQQRVVIATALSCDPDLLIADEPTTALDVTIEAKILDLIENLADEYDTAVQLITHDLGVIAEVCDRVMVMYAGKPVEKAPVDDLYYDPKHPYTVGLMSSIPRVGEKRDRLQTIPGTMPDLVELPSGCSFHPRCPFAEDACTKKEPPLVDHETGEAAAGSTDQHVAACLEYTGDLVEGLDYEVNVDGADPDAESAAGRGDD, via the coding sequence ATGGCCCTGCTCGAGGTCAACGACCTCACCGTCGAGTTCTACACCGAGGACGGCGTGGTCACCGCTGCCGACGAGCTCAGTTTCACCGTCGAGAGCGGCGAGAAGTTCGGCGTCGTCGGCGAGAGCGGGGCCGGCAAGAGCGTCACCGCACTCTCGCTGATGCGGCTGATCGAGGAACCCGGACAGATCACCGACGGTGAGATCCTGTTCAAGGGTGAGGACATCCTGGAGATGAGCGAGTCGGAGGTCCGGAGCATCCGGGGCAACGAGATCGCGATGATCTTCCAGGACGCACAGACCGCGCTCAACCCCGTCTACACCGTCGGCGAGCAGATATCCGAGGCGATCCGCCACCACCTCGACTACAGCGAGTCCGACGCCCGCGACCGCGCGGTCCAGCTGATGGACGACGTCGGCATCCCAGAGCCCGACGCGCGCTACGACGACTACCCCCACCAGTTCTCCGGGGGGATGCAACAACGGGTGGTCATCGCGACGGCGCTGTCGTGTGACCCCGACCTGCTGATCGCCGACGAGCCGACGACCGCGCTGGACGTCACCATCGAGGCCAAGATCCTCGACCTGATCGAGAACCTCGCCGACGAGTACGACACTGCCGTCCAGCTGATCACCCACGACCTGGGGGTGATCGCGGAGGTCTGTGACCGGGTGATGGTGATGTACGCCGGCAAGCCGGTCGAGAAGGCGCCGGTCGACGACCTCTACTACGACCCCAAACACCCCTACACGGTCGGGCTGATGAGTTCGATCCCGCGGGTCGGGGAGAAACGCGACCGGCTCCAGACCATCCCCGGGACGATGCCGGACCTGGTGGAGCTGCCCTCCGGGTGTAGCTTCCATCCGCGGTGTCCGTTCGCCGAGGACGCCTGCACGAAAAAAGAACCCCCGCTGGTCGACCACGAGACCGGGGAGGCGGCCGCCGGGAGTACCGACCAGCACGTCGCCGCGTGTCTGGAGTACACCGGCGACCTCGTCGAGGGACTTGACTACGAAGTGAACGTCGACGGCGCCGACCCCGACGCGGAGTCGGCGGCCGGCCGGGGGGACGACTAG
- a CDS encoding ABC transporter ATP-binding protein yields MSRTEPILRAENLTKYFDDSEGFIDSLLGRSQWVKAVDGVDLELYEGETLGVVGESGCGKTTLGRTLLQLLEPTEGSVYYNRTDGAGGREQVDLTEVSSSRLRSLRTDLQYIFQDPFSSLNPRLTVGDIIGEPLDIHNLASGAERTDRIYELLELVGLNPSHAQRYPHEFSGGQRQRIGIARALAVDPDVIVCDEPVSALDVSVQAQILNLLEDLQEELGLSYIFIAHDLSVVEHISDRIGVMYLGEFAEVGTTEEVFSPPYHPYTEALLSAIPEPDPQWQGDRILLSGNVPSPLNPPSGCRFHTRCPRVIQPEGFDLDQEVWRSLMDFKQRLLEEEHVGAVTAVEEDIDVEDASRAELEELVRAEFDLPDRFDGEAEQVFAETVDDLHGGDVQAAEATISEAFVSPCEETHPELYAETGTHEIACLLYDDEHPDPTDFVGDTRSDAAADD; encoded by the coding sequence GTGTCCCGAACCGAACCGATCCTCCGGGCGGAGAACCTGACCAAGTACTTCGACGACAGCGAGGGCTTCATCGACTCGCTTCTGGGCCGGAGTCAGTGGGTGAAAGCCGTCGACGGGGTGGACCTCGAACTGTACGAGGGCGAGACTCTGGGCGTCGTCGGTGAGTCCGGCTGCGGGAAGACGACCCTGGGGCGGACGCTGCTCCAGTTGCTCGAGCCCACCGAGGGCTCGGTCTACTACAACCGGACCGACGGGGCCGGTGGGCGCGAGCAGGTCGACCTGACGGAGGTTTCCTCCTCGCGGCTGCGGTCGCTGCGGACCGACCTCCAGTACATCTTCCAGGACCCGTTCTCGAGTCTCAACCCGCGGCTGACCGTTGGCGACATCATCGGCGAACCGCTCGATATTCACAATCTGGCCTCGGGCGCCGAGCGCACCGACCGGATCTACGAGCTGCTGGAGCTCGTGGGGTTGAACCCCAGCCACGCCCAGCGGTACCCCCACGAGTTCTCCGGCGGCCAGCGCCAGCGGATCGGGATCGCCCGCGCGCTGGCGGTCGACCCGGACGTCATCGTCTGTGACGAGCCGGTCAGTGCGCTCGACGTCTCGGTCCAGGCCCAGATCCTCAACCTCCTGGAGGACCTCCAGGAGGAGCTGGGGCTGTCCTACATCTTCATCGCCCACGACCTGAGCGTCGTCGAGCACATCTCAGACCGGATCGGCGTGATGTACCTCGGGGAGTTCGCCGAGGTCGGCACCACCGAGGAGGTGTTCTCGCCGCCGTATCACCCCTACACCGAGGCGCTGCTGTCGGCGATCCCGGAGCCGGACCCACAGTGGCAGGGCGACCGCATCCTGCTTTCGGGGAACGTCCCCTCGCCGCTCAACCCGCCCTCGGGCTGTCGCTTCCACACCCGGTGTCCGCGGGTCATCCAGCCCGAGGGGTTCGACCTCGACCAGGAGGTCTGGCGGTCGTTGATGGACTTCAAACAGCGCCTGCTCGAGGAGGAGCACGTCGGGGCGGTGACGGCCGTCGAGGAGGACATCGACGTCGAGGACGCCTCCCGGGCGGAACTCGAGGAGCTCGTCCGGGCGGAGTTCGACCTGCCCGACCGGTTCGACGGCGAGGCCGAGCAGGTCTTCGCCGAGACGGTCGACGACCTCCACGGCGGCGACGTCCAGGCAGCCGAGGCGACTATCTCGGAGGCCTTCGTCTCCCCCTGCGAGGAGACCCATCCCGAACTGTACGCGGAGACCGGAACCCACGAGATCGCCTGCCTGCTGTACGACGACGAGCATCCTGACCCGACGGACTTCGTCGGCGACACCAGAAGCGACGCAGCCGCCGACGACTGA
- a CDS encoding DUF5813 family protein, translating to MTEELPESAARAFEAHDAFERDGDGFRLTTSRFGGRVTAVDLGGGVAYTLTVRVPTLDAATADEVGEAVASGWFDTMRRRLEDAPKATRADVALSGFDLEEDGDEAVVTFQFEWDDPDRAAAIAKTFAEYVEGTYVESVVPGYDYEGVVGELLQGASQGEGGRKGGTPL from the coding sequence ATGACTGAGGAGCTGCCAGAGAGCGCCGCCCGGGCGTTCGAGGCTCACGACGCCTTCGAGCGGGACGGGGATGGATTCCGGCTGACGACGAGCCGGTTCGGGGGGCGCGTGACTGCGGTCGACCTCGGCGGCGGGGTCGCGTACACGCTGACCGTCCGGGTGCCGACACTCGATGCTGCGACCGCTGACGAGGTGGGCGAGGCCGTCGCCTCGGGGTGGTTCGACACGATGCGCCGGCGGCTGGAGGACGCGCCCAAGGCCACCCGCGCGGACGTCGCGCTGTCGGGATTCGACCTCGAGGAGGACGGCGACGAGGCCGTCGTCACCTTCCAGTTCGAGTGGGACGACCCGGACCGCGCCGCCGCCATCGCGAAGACCTTCGCCGAGTACGTCGAGGGGACCTACGTGGAGAGCGTCGTCCCGGGCTACGACTACGAGGGCGTTGTGGGGGAACTGCTCCAGGGTGCAAGCCAGGGCGAGGGCGGCCGGAAGGGTGGGACGCCACTGTAG
- a CDS encoding Lrp/AsnC family transcriptional regulator yields the protein MVKAYVMVKANTGEADRLRESIEAVEGVDSAHIVAGDVDLIATVDVPSPADVKDVAATHIQGVDGVEDTQTYIAMD from the coding sequence ATGGTCAAAGCGTACGTCATGGTCAAAGCGAACACCGGCGAAGCCGACCGACTCAGGGAGAGCATCGAGGCCGTCGAGGGCGTCGACTCGGCGCACATCGTCGCCGGCGACGTCGACCTCATCGCCACCGTCGACGTCCCCTCGCCCGCCGACGTGAAAGACGTCGCCGCCACCCACATCCAGGGGGTCGACGGCGTCGAGGACACCCAGACGTACATCGCGATGGACTAG